A single genomic interval of Oryza sativa Japonica Group chromosome 7, ASM3414082v1 harbors:
- the LOC107277059 gene encoding uncharacterized protein, whose translation MAMVAMEGDMSVLEELQKRISSSPDLSPHDVQVQLPTTANNLGTDKGKNILFSLKKRYLLAHLQAGHSRMATNILKYVDLAQYNSFIEEADPEKASKAMAVKAQYELEYPGKHSPGWMAKQVLGVAAHMYWEKKKAKIMGEDGLWAGDKTTVLTRLKKQEQKDGKTRQQEVAHRRRPSRLPCSLKSLPEGREGPTQLSLSRSKEEWARGQPV comes from the exons ATGGCTATGGTGGCCATGGAAGGCGACATGTCCGTCCTTGAAGAGCTCCAGAAGAGAATCTCATCCTCTCCAGATCTCAGCCCGCATGATGTGCAAGTGCAACTACCAACAACCGCTAACAATCTTGGAACCGATAAAGGGAAAAACATTCTGTTCTCTCTGAAGAAACGATATCTGTTAGCTCATCTGCAAGCAG GCCACAGCAGGATGGCCACAAACATCCTTAAATACGTGGATCTTGCCCAGTACAATTCTTTCATAGAAGAAGCCGACCCTGAAAAGGCGTCAAAAGCTATGGCTGTCAAAGCTCAATATGAATTAGAATATCCTGGAAAGCACAGCCCAGGATGGATGGCTAAGCAAGTGTTGGGTGTTGCAGCCCATATGTATTGGGAGAAAAAGAAGGCCAAGATAATGGGCGAGGATGGCTTATGGGCTGGTGACAAAACGACTGTTCTGACCAGGCTGAAGAAGCAAGAGCAAAAAGATGGGAAGACTCGCCAACAAGAGGTCGCTCATAGGCGCCGCCCTAGCAG acttCCGTGCAGTCTGAAGAGCCTGCCCGAAGGGCGAGAGGGGCCAACCCAGTTAAGTCTGTCCAGAAGCAAAGAGGAGTGGGCTAGAGGCCAACCAGTCTAG